In the genome of Gadus morhua chromosome 12, gadMor3.0, whole genome shotgun sequence, one region contains:
- the rtca gene encoding RNA 3'-terminal phosphate cyclase: protein MDSTTLEVDGSVMEGGGQILRVSAALSCITGTAIKISKIRAGRTTPGLRPQHLCGLQLLRDICAGSLDGAAIGSTEITLNPGKITSGDHLADPQTAGSVGLLLQASLPCALFTDASTQLCLKGGTNAEMAPQIDYTVKVFKPTLEKFGVHFDCDVKMRGYYPKGGGEVVVTVNPIKQLSPVTMTERGTITKIYGRAFVAGVLPYKLAKDMSTAAVRTIRREIKDLYISIPSLQEKDQACGNGNGIIIIAESSTGCVFAGSSLGKKGVYADKVGIEAAEMLLRNLRHNGCVDEFLQDQLIIFMALASGTSRIRCGPVTLHTQTAIHVAEQLTQAKFTISQSDDDQTNNPTFIIECQGAGLSNPHL, encoded by the exons ATGGACTCGACAACTCTGGAGGTGGACGGTAGTGTGATGGAGGGA GGCGGACAGATCCTAAGGGTTTCCGCGGCGCTGAGCTGCATCACTGGAACCGCCATCAAGATCAGCAAGATCCGAGCCGGCCGAACCACTCCAGGACTCAG GCCGCAGCACCTTTGTGGCCTGCAGCTGCTTCGAGACATTTGTGCCGGAAGTCTTGATGGAGCAGCCATCGGCTCCACAGAGATAACCCTGAACCCGGGAAAGATCACCTCTGGGGACCACCTCGCAGACCCCCAGACTGCAGG GAGTGTGGGGCTGCTGCTCCAGGCGTCACTCCCCTGTGCCTTGTTCACCGACGCCTCGACACAGCTCTGTCTGAAGGGAGGGACCAACGCAGAGATGGCTCCTCAGATTGACTACACTGTGAAG GTCTTCAAGCCAACCCTGGAGAAGTTCGGCGTCCATTTTGATTGTGACGTTAAAATGAG GGGCTACTACCCTAAAGGcggaggagaggtggtggtgacggtcAACCCCATCAAACAGCTGAGTCCCGTCACCATGACGGAGAGAGGCACCATCACCAAGATCTATGGGCGGGCCTTCGTGGCTGGGGTGCTACCCTATAAG CTGGCTAAGGACATGTCCACCGCAGCAGTGCGGACCATAAGGAGGGAGATCAAAGACCTCTACATCAGCATCCCCTCACTGCAGGAGAAGGACCAGGCCTGTGGGAACGGAAACGGCATCAT AATCATCGCAGAGTCCTCCACCGGCTGTGTGTTCGCAGGTTCATCTCTTGGAAAGAAAG GAGTGTACGCAGACAAGGTGGGCATCGAGGCTGCCGAGATGTTGTTGAGGAACCTCCGACATAACGGCTGTGTAGACGAGTTTCTACAAGACCAG TTGATCATCTTCATGGCCTTGGCCAGCGGCACCTCCCGGATACGCTGCGGCCCCGTGACCCTGCACACCCAGACCGCCATCCACGTAGCGGAGCAGCTAACTCAG GCCAAGTTTACAATCTCCCAGTCAGACGACGATCAGACCAACAACCCCACCTTTATCATCGAATGTCAAGGAGCAGGACTCTCCAACCCTCACCTGTAG